Proteins found in one Triticum urartu cultivar G1812 chromosome 4, Tu2.1, whole genome shotgun sequence genomic segment:
- the LOC125552445 gene encoding probable inactive poly [ADP-ribose] polymerase SRO2, with amino-acid sequence MDFSGDVKQAIPRPAVAFGGVGSAGPSPLLRGWREFRRSGAPVRFLCFEDGAWADVEGEAAVPLRRSFLDGRVVAEAAYGGREFLFDFLRMVRIDAGTAQEVAMGWIDDRGACFFPVPDSGRKRKRGEPELEDRASSGVEEGSDESSDTVESGRVGKAARGTWGRAVRLVETDKFYQVVKKLFLSGIAPRVGGGVAITAVHKVAQGPRCRAFQQQGQLLAAARGADGGNAKFAWYGAPSADVAAAVEHGFGRTNSRVLGHRAHGDGVHLSPPQSPFASAMLANADVNGEAHIVLCRVLMGRPEAIPAGSSQLHPSSDNYDSAVDNMQNPQWYVVWSKDMNTRILPEYVVSFKCPSLRQMQGSSEATSQLKKPSPVARDMFPTLLAEIQRFVPSSKLQTLQGTYNRFKKGQMKKDQFIRFLRAFIGDRVLTAVAKKLRGY; translated from the exons ATGGACTTCTCCGGCGATGTCAAGCAGGCGATCCCCCGCCCGGCCGTCGCTTTCGGCGGCGTCGGCAGCGCTGGCCCGTCCCCGCTGCTCCGCGGCTGGCGGGAGTTCAGGCGGAGCGGCGCGCCCGTCAGGTTCCTCTGCTTCGAGGACGGCGCGTGGGCTGATGTCGAGGGCGAGGCCGCTGTGCCTCTGCGCCGGTCGTTCCTGGACGGGAGGGTGGTCGCTGAGGCTGCCTATGGCGGCAGGGAGTTCCTGTTCGACTTCTTGCGGATGGTGCGCATCGACGCTGGCACCGCCCAGGAGGTCGCCATGGGCTGGATTGACGACCGCGGGGCCTGCTTCTTCCCAGTGCCGGACAGCgggcggaagaggaagaggggcGAGCCTGAGCTGGAGGACCGGGCGTCGTCCGGGGTGGAGGAGGGGTCCGACGAGAGCAGCGACACGGTGGAGTCCGGCAGGGTCGGCAAGGCGGCCCGCGGGACTTGGGGCAGGGCGGTGAGGCTGGTGGAGACGGACAAGTTCTACCAGGTTGTCAAGAAGCTCTTCCTCAGCGGGATTGCCCCCCGGGTGGGCGGCGGCGTGGCGATCACGGCGGTGCACAAGGTCGCGCAGGGTCCTCGGTGCAGGGCGTTCCAGCAGCAGGGACAGCTCCTGGCCGCTGCGCGCGGCGCCGACGGGGGCAATGCCAAGTTCGCGTGGTACGGCGCGCCGTCGGCGGACGTGGCCGCGGCGGTGGAGCACGGGTTCGGCAGGACGAACAGCCGCGTCCTCGGCCATCGCGCGCACGGCGACGGCGTCCACCTCTCGCCGCCTCAGTCTCCTTTCGCCAG CGCAATGCTAGCAAATGCAGATGTGAACGGCGAGGCGCACATCGTGCTGTGCCGTGTTCTGATGGGCCGGCCAGAGGCCATCCCAGCCGGGTCCTCCCAGCTCCACCCCAGCAGTGACAATTACGACAGCGCCGTCGACAACATGCAGAATCCCCAGTGGTACGTTGTTTGGAGCAAGGACATGAACACGAGGATCCTCCCAGAGTACGTCGTCAGCTTCAAGTGCCCCAGCCTCCGTCAGATGCAAG GATCATCGGAAGCGACCTCCCAGCTAAAGAAGCCTTCGCCGGTGGCCCGTGACATGTTTCCGACGCTTCTAGCAGAGATCCAGCGGTTCGTGCCATCGTCCAAGCTGCAGACATTACAGGGGACCTACAATCGCTTCAAG AAAGGGCAGATGAAGAAGGATCAGTTCATCCGATTCTTGCGCGCCTTCATCGGCGACAGGGTGTTGACAGCAGTTGCCAAGAAACTCCGAGGATACTGA